One Sodalinema gerasimenkoae IPPAS B-353 DNA segment encodes these proteins:
- a CDS encoding thioredoxin family protein: MPFTAPYPHQRSQRRGLLFSALLALTVVLTVLSSHVPAIAQAPNIGDGITEVYFFHSPTCPYCRQQEPLMHYIDDTYPQVRLRSYEVEESPEIWREFRERYNITSGGVPRTFIGDRSFIGYSEDDGPLQYQSAYQGYIGYRNQIIAAIEAEAGIEIRLSDGALTPRSVPWWLFAIPGLYAVSYPVLQSRLRTPESRRFWTGGLVLTLIISLFAFVALTPEGIVRQFADQLPFPLFVFTIAFVDGFNPCAFTVLAILLSLLTYTKNRRDMTLVGTTFVITSGVIYFISIILMITVGAIFLERYGAVITVGLGVIITLAALINIKDFFFFKKLFSLSLSEKQQKLITKKAAAIVRSLQAARGDRRLFAAALGGTILLSIVVNTLEFGCTAILPMIYFTRLFGVCQGGWNTCTLGWTAIYTVIYTIPLFGILLTFIVSFRSARVTESQGRVLKLLGGVFMLFFGLIMIFNPELLMMG, encoded by the coding sequence ATGCCTTTTACTGCTCCCTATCCCCATCAGCGATCGCAGCGTCGGGGGCTTCTCTTCTCGGCCCTCCTCGCCCTGACGGTTGTACTCACGGTCCTGAGTTCTCATGTTCCCGCCATCGCCCAAGCCCCGAACATCGGCGACGGCATTACAGAGGTTTACTTTTTCCATAGCCCCACCTGTCCCTACTGTCGCCAGCAGGAACCGTTGATGCACTATATCGACGATACCTATCCCCAAGTGCGGTTACGGTCCTATGAAGTCGAGGAGTCTCCAGAGATTTGGCGAGAATTTCGAGAGCGCTACAACATTACCTCCGGCGGTGTGCCGCGTACCTTTATCGGCGATCGCTCCTTCATTGGCTATAGCGAAGACGACGGCCCCTTACAGTACCAATCCGCCTATCAAGGCTATATCGGCTATCGCAACCAAATTATCGCCGCCATTGAGGCAGAAGCAGGCATTGAGATCCGTCTCTCCGATGGCGCTCTCACTCCCCGAAGCGTTCCCTGGTGGCTGTTTGCCATTCCCGGACTCTACGCCGTCAGTTATCCCGTCCTTCAGTCTCGCCTGAGAACCCCTGAATCCCGTCGCTTTTGGACTGGGGGCTTAGTTCTAACCCTAATTATTAGCCTGTTCGCCTTTGTCGCTCTGACTCCCGAGGGGATTGTCCGTCAATTTGCCGATCAACTGCCCTTTCCCCTATTTGTCTTTACCATTGCCTTTGTCGATGGCTTTAACCCCTGCGCCTTCACAGTTTTGGCGATTTTGCTCTCCCTACTGACCTATACCAAAAATCGCCGTGACATGACCTTAGTGGGGACAACGTTCGTTATTACCTCAGGGGTGATCTATTTCATCTCGATCATCCTGATGATTACCGTCGGGGCGATTTTCCTCGAACGCTATGGAGCCGTGATTACGGTAGGTTTGGGGGTCATTATCACCCTGGCAGCCCTGATTAACATTAAGGACTTCTTTTTCTTCAAGAAACTGTTTTCCCTCTCCCTCTCAGAAAAACAGCAGAAACTGATTACCAAGAAAGCTGCCGCCATCGTGCGATCGCTGCAAGCGGCCCGAGGCGATCGCCGTCTGTTTGCCGCCGCCTTAGGGGGAACCATCCTCCTCTCGATTGTGGTAAACACCCTAGAGTTTGGCTGTACCGCCATCCTACCAATGATTTACTTCACCCGTCTGTTTGGAGTCTGTCAGGGAGGTTGGAACACCTGTACCCTGGGCTGGACTGCCATCTACACGGTCATCTACACCATTCCCCTCTTTGGAATTTTATTGACCTTTATTGTCTCCTTCCGCTCAGCCCGCGTCACCGAATCCCAGGGACGAGTTCTCAAACTCCTCGGTGGGGTGTTTATGCTCTTTTTCGGTCTAATCATGATTTTCAACCCCGAACTCCTCATGATGGGCTGA
- the ccsB gene encoding c-type cytochrome biogenesis protein CcsB: protein MDLVSLQNVLDNSSFAILFLTMLTYWVGVAFPKLPYLGMVGTTGMAIANLCIAGLLGARWLEAGYFPISNLYESLFFLAWGITGVHLIAETLSRSRLVGAVTAPVAMGITAFATLTLPQTMQVSEPLVPALKSNWLMMHVSVMMLSYATLMVGSLMAIAFLVVTRGQEIELHGSSVGTGSFRDMKRPENQPQPNPQPSFNAFNSQQGGVATLERPQTLTLSPQRLNLADTLDNVSYRIIGLGFPLLTIGIIAGAVWANEAWGTYWSWDPKETWAAITWLVFAAYLHARITRGWQGRRPAVLAAGGFVVVWVCYLGVNLLGKGLHSYGWFF from the coding sequence ATGGATCTGGTATCCCTCCAGAATGTACTTGATAATTCATCCTTCGCGATTCTGTTCCTGACCATGCTCACCTACTGGGTGGGCGTTGCCTTTCCCAAACTGCCCTATCTGGGGATGGTGGGAACCACGGGGATGGCGATCGCAAATCTTTGCATTGCCGGCCTACTGGGGGCCCGTTGGCTCGAAGCCGGCTATTTCCCCATCAGCAATCTGTACGAATCATTATTTTTCCTAGCCTGGGGCATCACCGGCGTGCATCTCATCGCCGAGACCCTGAGCCGCAGTCGTCTTGTGGGAGCCGTGACGGCCCCCGTGGCCATGGGTATCACCGCCTTCGCCACCTTAACCCTGCCCCAAACCATGCAGGTCTCAGAACCCCTGGTTCCTGCCCTCAAATCCAACTGGCTGATGATGCACGTTAGCGTCATGATGCTCAGCTATGCCACGCTAATGGTTGGGTCCTTGATGGCGATCGCCTTCCTCGTGGTCACCCGAGGCCAAGAGATCGAATTACACGGCAGTTCCGTGGGAACCGGGAGTTTCCGGGACATGAAACGGCCCGAAAATCAGCCCCAGCCCAACCCCCAACCCAGTTTTAACGCCTTCAACAGCCAGCAGGGGGGGGTAGCCACCCTAGAACGTCCGCAAACCCTGACCTTATCCCCGCAACGGCTCAACCTAGCTGATACCCTCGATAACGTCAGCTATCGCATCATCGGCTTAGGCTTCCCCCTATTGACCATTGGCATTATCGCCGGAGCGGTTTGGGCCAACGAAGCCTGGGGAACCTACTGGAGTTGGGACCCCAAAGAAACCTGGGCCGCCATCACTTGGCTCGTCTTTGCCGCCTATCTCCATGCCCGCATTACCCGAGGTTGGCAGGGTCGTCGTCCGGCCGTCTTAGCTGCCGGTGGCTTTGTGGTAGTTTGGGTTTGCTATCTGGGGGTCAATCTCCTGGGTAAAGGCCTCCATTCCTACGGCTGGTTCTTCTAA
- a CDS encoding ArsR/SmtB family transcription factor, which yields MQETSTAAIAKVSDYFKVLSEVSRLLVLCTLKSGTKNVSEIVESTGLGQANVSKHLKILTQAGFIERTPKGVSVYYQITDPVVFQLCELVSHRLSIHLEEQAQHSIDLKSFQRSM from the coding sequence ATGCAAGAAACTTCTACGGCCGCGATCGCCAAAGTCTCCGACTACTTCAAGGTGTTGTCCGAAGTCAGTCGCCTCTTAGTTCTCTGTACCCTCAAATCCGGGACGAAAAATGTCTCAGAGATTGTCGAGAGTACCGGACTCGGACAAGCGAATGTCTCCAAACACCTCAAGATCCTAACCCAGGCAGGATTTATTGAGCGTACCCCAAAAGGGGTCAGCGTTTACTACCAGATTACAGATCCGGTGGTTTTTCAACTCTGTGAGCTGGTCTCCCATCGTCTTTCAATTCACCTGGAGGAACAAGCTCAACATTCAATTGACCTCAAATCATTCCAGAGGTCAATGTAG
- the tilS gene encoding tRNA lysidine(34) synthetase TilS gives MSPWSPLHAQIHTTLRQRNLLQKGDRLLIAVSGGQDSLCLAQLLLDLKPKWDWTIAIAHCDHRWREDSAANAAAVAELAQQWHCPYFQAVASPPPESEAAARHWRYQSLQAIADAQDYSQLLTGHTQSDRAETLLYNLIRGAGADGLQALTWQRSLSPHLTLTRPLLEVSRQETGEFCQERHLPIWWDSSNDNRTYARNRLRLDLLPYLEQQFHPQVSANLAKTAELLQADVVYLNEQAEQLLQQVLRRGDSALNRNQLSEAPLALQRRALRLFLKQELRRDPSFAHVEKLQHLISAPNRSQSDPFPGGAIARVIHPWIHWILPDCP, from the coding sequence ATGTCCCCCTGGAGTCCCCTGCACGCCCAAATTCACACCACCCTGAGACAGCGGAACCTCCTCCAGAAGGGCGATCGCCTCCTGATTGCCGTCTCCGGGGGGCAGGACTCCCTATGCTTGGCACAACTGTTGTTAGACCTAAAACCTAAATGGGATTGGACTATTGCCATTGCCCATTGTGACCATCGCTGGCGGGAGGATTCCGCCGCCAACGCCGCCGCTGTCGCCGAATTAGCCCAACAGTGGCATTGTCCCTATTTCCAGGCCGTCGCCAGCCCTCCTCCTGAGAGTGAAGCCGCCGCCCGTCACTGGCGTTATCAATCCCTACAGGCGATCGCCGACGCCCAAGACTACTCCCAGCTACTGACTGGACATACCCAGAGCGATCGCGCCGAAACCCTTCTCTATAACCTGATTCGTGGAGCCGGCGCCGACGGATTACAAGCCCTCACCTGGCAGCGATCGCTCAGCCCCCATCTGACCCTAACCCGTCCCCTGCTGGAAGTCTCCCGTCAAGAAACAGGGGAGTTTTGCCAAGAGCGACACCTCCCCATCTGGTGGGATTCAAGTAACGACAACCGCACCTATGCCCGCAACCGCCTGCGCTTGGACCTGTTGCCCTACCTTGAACAGCAGTTTCACCCTCAAGTCAGCGCCAACCTCGCCAAAACCGCCGAACTCCTACAGGCCGACGTCGTCTATCTCAACGAGCAGGCCGAGCAGCTATTACAGCAAGTTCTGCGACGTGGGGACTCGGCCCTCAACCGGAACCAACTGAGCGAAGCGCCCCTGGCCCTGCAACGTCGTGCCCTGCGATTATTCCTCAAACAGGAACTGAGGCGCGATCCCAGCTTTGCCCATGTCGAGAAACTCCAGCATCTCATTAGCGCCCCCAACCGGAGTCAGAGCGATCCCTTCCCCGGAGGGGCGATCGCCCGTGTCATTCATCCTTGGATTCACTGGATTCTCCCCGATTGCCCCTAA
- the hmpF gene encoding pilus motility taxis protein HmpF, with translation MLYLAEVLKKSGVFGSGKTELKLLASQRGEYNWVPVPGEDIIPADDSGNFNSGALVFADLNASKQVQGSLKEASGQLVKILQNFSRFQEKFKTQEEEIEQWKQSLTYQSQELNRREMEMEAHREEVDNVQQELSRLDAKQAEMEEQQGEIDRLRQEVEQSRQELELAWNQLQGEREELSGSGSIDAEQAGSLQQWLQYLSEVMIQPQELQTSLTAVQEQLSAQEAWLGERTAQLEEWRTQAQENQSQLDEAVQGLDQGWEQWHQSQLELAGKRTEVAVRERLLEAKDQVLTGLRSQLTGLTDLATQMSSVGSSPVPSSSGPDVDLSELERMPLNTLQERVRQLQNELETGMRLVIDEQEELMLQRLDLNELEAKAARASDGDRASLEAELADLQESYGFLNDTLVGQRRSLRERERIMNQHQSVLWRRLGNPPEPVSSGGTVDLSPLVSRLTEQQQSLQQQVQTLEGELDSLRGELAELHSQVEQQTSADEGQLQELKDLDRQLRDRRGEIAQTWGRVNAYQELLDGLRDRLTHLKETTDPLAGSLEHLQELAASQENAVTQLQEVVGHLTAPE, from the coding sequence GTGCTGTATCTAGCGGAAGTCCTCAAGAAAAGTGGCGTTTTCGGCAGTGGCAAAACAGAGCTAAAACTGTTAGCAAGTCAGCGAGGGGAATACAACTGGGTTCCAGTCCCAGGGGAAGATATTATCCCGGCGGATGATTCTGGAAACTTTAACTCGGGGGCCTTGGTGTTTGCTGATCTCAATGCCAGCAAGCAGGTTCAAGGGAGCCTCAAGGAAGCCAGTGGCCAACTGGTTAAGATTTTGCAAAATTTCTCCCGCTTTCAGGAGAAGTTCAAAACTCAAGAGGAAGAAATTGAGCAGTGGAAGCAGTCTCTGACCTATCAGAGTCAGGAACTCAACCGCCGTGAGATGGAAATGGAGGCCCACCGGGAAGAGGTGGACAATGTTCAACAGGAATTGTCCCGCTTGGATGCGAAACAGGCGGAGATGGAGGAGCAACAGGGGGAGATTGACCGCTTACGTCAGGAGGTGGAGCAGTCTCGTCAGGAGCTGGAGTTAGCTTGGAATCAGTTACAGGGGGAACGGGAGGAACTTTCCGGTTCTGGCTCGATTGATGCGGAACAAGCGGGCAGTTTACAGCAATGGCTCCAGTATCTGTCGGAGGTGATGATACAACCTCAGGAGCTACAAACGTCGTTGACGGCGGTTCAGGAGCAGTTGTCGGCTCAAGAGGCCTGGCTGGGGGAACGCACGGCTCAGTTGGAGGAGTGGCGCACTCAGGCTCAGGAGAACCAATCTCAGTTGGATGAGGCGGTACAAGGATTGGATCAGGGTTGGGAACAGTGGCATCAATCCCAATTGGAGTTGGCGGGTAAACGGACGGAGGTGGCGGTACGGGAACGGCTGCTGGAGGCGAAGGACCAGGTGCTGACGGGCCTACGTAGCCAATTGACGGGTTTGACTGATTTGGCCACTCAGATGTCCAGTGTGGGGAGTAGTCCGGTTCCCAGTTCGTCCGGGCCTGATGTGGATTTGTCGGAACTGGAGCGGATGCCTTTGAATACGCTTCAGGAGCGAGTGCGCCAGTTACAAAATGAGCTGGAAACGGGGATGCGTCTGGTGATTGATGAGCAGGAGGAGTTGATGTTACAACGCCTGGATCTCAATGAGCTAGAGGCAAAGGCGGCCCGGGCCAGTGATGGCGATCGCGCGTCTCTGGAGGCGGAGTTGGCGGATTTGCAGGAAAGTTACGGTTTCCTCAACGATACGCTGGTGGGACAGCGGCGCAGTCTCCGGGAACGGGAACGGATTATGAATCAACATCAGAGTGTGCTCTGGCGACGGTTAGGAAATCCGCCGGAACCGGTGAGTTCTGGAGGAACGGTGGATTTAAGTCCTCTGGTATCTCGGCTGACGGAGCAGCAGCAAAGTCTTCAGCAACAGGTGCAAACCCTGGAAGGGGAGTTGGACAGCCTACGGGGCGAGTTGGCTGAACTGCACAGCCAGGTGGAGCAGCAGACGAGTGCGGATGAGGGACAACTTCAGGAATTGAAGGATCTCGATCGCCAACTGCGCGATCGCCGTGGGGAAATTGCTCAAACCTGGGGCCGGGTGAATGCCTATCAGGAACTCCTCGATGGACTGCGCGATCGCCTGACGCATCTGAAGGAGACGACAGATCCCCTGGCTGGCTCGCTGGAACATCTCCAAGAATTGGCGGCGTCCCAAGAGAATGCGGTGACTCAATTGCAAGAGGTGGTGGGACATCTGACGGCCCCGGAATAG